One window of Strigops habroptila isolate Jane chromosome Z, bStrHab1.2.pri, whole genome shotgun sequence genomic DNA carries:
- the NRN1L gene encoding neuritin-like protein, which yields MHSQALPGGGSGGGREPRVGGAGFVPAPPAPRSGTLVLRRGSAAGRSRGRGAELPVAAERGARGEVRTMGGGCWRLLRAVCPLLLLPLAVSQEPLSKAGMCDTIYKGFASCLISLGDSMVQSVRRQRDEGVEEVQELDTICKSWDDFHACASEVLSSCPEEAAAIWESLRQESRKIQFQGNLQELCSARGRLASARSSPAAETNQATLRGLATPLCPPLLALLVLLLLVPQL from the exons ATGCACTCGCAGGCGTTGCCAGGAGGTGGATCTGGAGGGGGCCGTGAGCCGCGGGTAGGAGGCGCCGGGTTTGTCCCGGCGCCTCCGGCTCCTCGCTCCGGGACTCTGGTTCTCCGCCGGGGGAGTGCCGCGGGGCGGAGCCGAGGGCGGGGCGCGGAGCTGCCGGTGGCGGCGGAGCGCGGAGCACGCGGGGAGGTTCGCACCATGGGAGGCGGCTGCTGGCGGCTGCTGCGGGCCGTGTGCccgctgctgctcctgcccctcg CTGTAAGCCAGGAGCCCCTGAGCAAGGCTGGGATGTGCGACACCATCTACAAGGGCTTTGCCAGCTGCCTCATCAGCCTGGGGGACAGCATGGTCCAGAGCGTGCGGCGCCAGCGGGATGAGGGTGTTGAGGAGGTGCAGGAGCTGGACACCATCTGCAA GTCCTGGGATGACTTCCACGCCTGTGCGAGCGAGGTGCTGTCGAGCTGCCCCGAGGAAGCAGCTGCCATCTGGGAGTCTCTGCGCCAGGAATCCCGCAAGATCCAGTTCCAGGGGAacctgcaggagctgtgcagtGCCCGGGGACGCCTGGCCAGCGCCCGCAGCTCACCGGCCGCCGAGACCAACCAGGCCACGCTGCGAGGCTTGGCcacccccctgtgccccccactcctggccctgctggtcctgctgctgctggtgccccAGCTCTAG